A single genomic interval of Pomacea canaliculata isolate SZHN2017 linkage group LG5, ASM307304v1, whole genome shotgun sequence harbors:
- the LOC112564316 gene encoding methyltransferase-like protein 24: protein MAAAQTLQLLWSGVKNRVTVRQILFVAIVALLACVGYIHFHQCPSSFSSQNVCSLLKESRGDLTQASNRTRAWWEWACLIEKELDKGEEYKCWNLRNMGNWPVCFDSDYQPKAPCLVYSFGINNDFRFDDAMAAEGCEVFSFDPSMGVGDHEHAKHVTFRALGLSDHDSDTYQPNVDGYVNDIVTWKVRTLKSIRKMLGHENRALDVLKMDIETYEWAVVKNLQDDGQLSSVRQLALEWHIFPTEPFRNHFSTMYQTMLDLKKIGFRQFYMSPWNRIHNIYYFNSQADNCLVNTMFQAPQETRSEERAPTG, encoded by the exons ATGGCGGCAGCCCAGACCCTGCAGTTGCTATGGAGCGGCGTGAAGAACCGCGTGACGGTGCGACAAATCCTGTTCGTGGCCATAGTAGCGCTGCTGGCCTGCGTGGGATACATCCACTTTCACCAGTGTCCATCCAGTTTCTCATCTCAAAACGTCTGTAGTCTCCTGAAAG AAAGCCGTGGTGATCTTACTCAAGCATCAAACCGGACACGTGCCTGGTGGGAATGGGCGTGCTTGATAGAAAA aGAGCTTGACAAGGGAGAAGAATACAAGTGTTGGAATCTTCGAAACATGGGCAACTGGCCGGTTTGCTTTGACTCCGATTATCAACCAAAGGCTCCATGTCTTGTGTACTCCTTCGG AATTAACAATGACTTCAGATTTGATGATGCCATGGCGGCTGAGGGATGCGAGGTTTTTTCTTTTGACCCTAG CATGGGTGTTGGTGACCACGAGCACGCCAAGCACGTAACGTTCCGGGCCCTGGGGTTGTCGGACCATGACTCAGATACTTACCAGCCCAACGTCGACGGGTATGTGAACGACATTGTGACATGGAAGGTGCGCACCCTCAAGTCCATACGCAAAATGTTGGGCCACGAAAAC CGTGCACTGGACGTCCTGAAGATGGACATCGAGACTTACGAGTGGGCCGTGGTCAAGAACCTGCAGGACGACGGACAGTTGTCGTCTGTGCGGCAGCTGGCCCTGGAGTGGCACATCTTCCCCACCGAGCCGTTCCGCAACCATTTCTCTACCATGTACCAGACCATGCTGGACCTCAAGAAAATCGGATTTCGGCAGTTTTACATGTCTCCGTGGAATCGCATCCACAACATTTACTATTTCAACTCACAGGCAGACAACTGCCTGGTGAACACTATGTTCCAGGCCCCGCAGGAGACGCGGAGCGAAGAACGAGCGCCGACAGGCTAA